In Methylotenera versatilis 79, the DNA window CTTTAAGCTGGGTGCAGATGATTACATTGGCAAACCTTTTCAAATGCAGGAGCTGATTGCGCGGCTGAACGCAGTGTTGAAACGCAGCCAGAACAACCCGATGACTGCATTTGCTTTTAGCGGTATCGAACTGGTAGAAGATACACAAACACTTATTAAATCAGACGGACAACGCTATACGCTCACCAGTACGGAGTATCGATTATTACGCTACTTTATGTTGAATCCGGGCAAAGTACTGTCAAAAACCAGGTTAACCGAACACGTGTATGAATACGATAGCGATAAAGACAGCAACGTGATTGAAGTCTATGTGAATCGTCTGCGGCAAAAAATCGGTGAAGAGCTTATTCAAACTAGGCGCGGTCAGGGTTACGTATTTAATCCAGAGTCTAGTTTGAGCTCGGACCAAAATAATTCATGATCAGTCTGAATAAACGGCTTTCTTATGGCTTAACTTTTAGCCTGATTGTATTGCTCGGTTTGCAGTGGGGCGTGATTAGTTATGTTTTTAGTACGTTGTCTGAAAAACAGTTAATTAATCGCTTAGACCAAGATAGTGAAAGCTTACTTTCCGGCATCAGCTTTGATGCACAAGGTCAATTATTGCTCAATCCACAAAGGGTAAGCGCGGTTTATCAGCGGCCATTATCTGGACATTATTATGTGATTAATGTGGCTAATCAGCACCAATACTCGCGCTCACTTTGGGATAATAATCTAGCGATTCCGATAATAAAAACAGGCTTGGTAACGACTTTGCGCACAAAAGGTCCTGAAGGTCAGATCTTATTAATGTCTGTGCAATTGTATAAAAAACATCAGCAAATAATCACCATTGCCGTGGCAGAAGATTTAACTGAGGTGAATCAAGCCTTACGCCAATTTCAGTGGATTTATGGTGGCATATCTTTGCTGATATTGCTTGCGTTATTGCTGATTCAGCGCCGAATTGTCAGCAATAGCCTTAAGCCATTACAAGTGATTCGCGATAATTTATTGCGCATTGAGTCAGGCGAAGTCAGTCAAATTGAATCATTAGGTCCAGCGGAAATTTCACCAGTGATTGCTGAATTTAATCGCTTACTGAAAATGATGGGCAACCAAAGTCGTCGTTCTCGCGAAGCTTTGGGCAACTTGGCGCATGCGCTTAAAACACAATTAACGATATTGAATCAAACCGCAGAGCAGTTCTCAGTCGCTGAAAATAAACAATTTTCTGCCACCATCTATGAAACCACCGATATCATGCGGCATATTGTAGAACGCGAATTAAAACGGGCGCGTTTGATTGGTAATACATTGCCTGGTAGACGCGTGGATGTGCAGGAGGAAGTGACCTTAATGGTGAAAACTTTGCAGTTAATGCATGTTGCAAAAACACCCATCATTACCTATCAAATTGATAACAATATTAGCTATATCGGCGACCAAGAAGACTTCTCCGAGTTGCTAGGTAATCTGCTGGATAACGCCTGTAAATGGTGTAATCAACAAGTGCATTTAACCATTAAAACCGAACCTTTTGAATCAGGGCAGGGTATGATTTTTATGGTGGAAGACGATGGTGTCGGATGCGAGTTGGATAAGCTGGATGCATTAACGCAACGCGGTTTTCGGTTAGATGAAACAAAGCCTGGAAGCGGGCTTGGTTTGGCTATCGTGCATGATATTGTGGAGAGTTATAACGGTAAGTTAACCTTTGACCAATCCGTAAAATATGGTGGATTGCGCGTGTGCGTATGGCTACCTAATTAAGACTTTACTTGTGATTAGAGGCAATCGTTATTGAATGACTGCAGCTTTATTCATACTATGAAAGGGTTTAGATTCACGTCTAAACCCTTTTTGTTTATCTAATCACAACGGCTCATGCTTTGTCATTTTCGCAACATATTCAACCGTTAAATTACATAGCGTATTAAAGCATGCATTTTTTTGCATGAATTCTAGTAGTTAACTTGTTTTTTTATATAGTTTTTGGGGATGATATGAAAATTAAACAAAGCAGCCTGGCATGGTTGTTGGCTAGTAGCGCATTATTCGCCAGCCATGCAATGGCAGATGAATTGATTGTCAACGGTAATTTTGAAACTTCAGGCGCAGATGCCTATGATATTCAAGGTTGGAATTCAGCAGAAGTCGGTGCATTTGGTTCTGTGTTGTTAGAAAATGATACGCTTACCGATGCCAGCGGTCGCAATACATTTGGCCCAGCAAGTGGCGTTAACTATGCATTGCTGGATGCTTTTACCATCAGCAATCAGGCACTTTATCAAACATTTACTGCTAGCGCTTTTAACGCAACAACAAGTTCAGCAACATTATCATTTAGCTTGTTTGTGAATAACCAAAGTAGCAACGGTACACAAATCCATGCGGCAGGTTTAGATTACACATCTGCTGACAGTTTCGAGGCGAACCAACACGTACGCGTAGACTTGTTAAATGCAGGCGCAAGTATTTTTTCTACTAGCAGTGCGGATATTGCACAAAGCTTTTATTTAGGCGGCTCAACCGGCAATAGCGTGATTGGTGGCGATGTTGCTAATGGCTATACCAACTATTCATTCGATTTATCCTCATTATTAGCCGCTGGTGGCACATACACTTTGCGCTTTGCCAGCGTTGCGAACGAAGGTCAATTGCAATTGGGCATTGACAACGTGAGTTTGCAAGTAGCCGCAGTGCCAGAAGTTGATACTTCTGCCATGTTGTTAGCTGGTTTTGCTGTAATGGGTTTTGTGGCGCGTCGCCGCAAGCTAGCTTAAAAACTAGCCTAATCCAGCCATTAACTTTGTTTATTACTACTGATATTTAAGGGATTAAAAATGAAATTGCAGTCATTTAAAACTAACGTACTAAAAGCGACAACATTAGCGGTGATGTGTGTATTGGGCGCACAAACTGCGTACGCAGAAGATGCCGCTACTTGGTATCAAGATGGTCAAGCGGCTTTGGCGGCTTCAAAACAAATCGTGCCAAATGCAAAACGCGCTAAAAACGTTATTTTGTTTGTGGGCGATGGTATGGGCGTTTCAACGGTAACTGCCGCTCGTATTTTTGAAGGTCAATTAAGAGGTGTTGATGGTGAGCGTAATTTGCTGTCATTTGAAAAATTACCCTATGTTGCTATGTCGAAAACCTATTCTACTAACCAACAAACTGCCGATTCAGCCCCAACGATGACAGCAATGGTGACGGGTGTTAAAACCAATGATGGCGTGCTATCTGTTAATCAAAATGTATTTAACGGCGGCACTGATAATGCAGCAATTCAGGCCAATAAATTGACGACTATTTTAGAGTTGGCTGAACAAAATGGCCGTTCAACTGGCGTGGTTTCTACAGCGCGTATTACGCATGCAACGCCAGCAGCAACGTACGCACACACATCAACACGTGATTGGGAAACCAAAACGGCCACTACGCCAGCGGCTGGTGTGAATGATATTGCTGCACAAGCGATTGATAATTTTGGCTTGGGTAAAGTAGGTGACGGCATAGAGGTGTTTTTAGGTGGCGGTCGTACTAAATTTCTACCAACCACTGTAGATGATCCAGAAGATGCAGGCAGAAAAGGTGAACGTACGGATGGCAGAAATTTAATTACCGAATACCAAACTAAATTTGGTGCAGATTATGTGTGGAATAAAGCGCAGTTCGATGCGATTAATCCAGCAACGACTAATCGTTTGATTGGCTTGTTTGAGCGTTCACATATGGAATTTGAGCATGACCGCCCTACGGATACGGCTAAAGAACCGAGTTTGGCCGAGATGACTGATAAAGCGATTGATGTACTGAAAAAGAATCCAAACGGTTATTTCTTAATGGTAGAAGCGGGCCGTATCGACCACGGCCATCATGCCGGTAATGCATACCGCGCCTTGTCTGATACGGTTGCGTTGAGCGATGCGGTTAAAAAAGCGCTTGAAAAAGTGGATTTAAAAGATACCTTAATCATCGTGACGGCTGACCATAGCCATACTATGACGATGGCGGGTTACCCAGCACGTGGTAATCCTGTATTGGGCAAAGTGATTAACCCAGGTGAAACAGCATTTGCGTTGGCTGAAGATGGCAAGCCTTACACCACTGTGAGTTATGCGAATGGTAAAGGCTACCATGTAGGTTCAGCGGGTGAGGGCGTTTACAACTTGCCAACGGTGGCAGGTCGTCCTGCAGATATGACGACAGTTGATACGACTGACCCTGATTTCCACCAAGAA includes these proteins:
- a CDS encoding response regulator transcription factor, translating into MRLLLVEDDAVLGPSMRSALQRAGYAVDLALDGLEAEAFGDIEPYDIVVLDLGLPQQSGLTVLANWRKKGNQVPVVILTARDTWQEKIEGFKLGADDYIGKPFQMQELIARLNAVLKRSQNNPMTAFAFSGIELVEDTQTLIKSDGQRYTLTSTEYRLLRYFMLNPGKVLSKTRLTEHVYEYDSDKDSNVIEVYVNRLRQKIGEELIQTRRGQGYVFNPESSLSSDQNNS
- a CDS encoding sensor histidine kinase, yielding MISLNKRLSYGLTFSLIVLLGLQWGVISYVFSTLSEKQLINRLDQDSESLLSGISFDAQGQLLLNPQRVSAVYQRPLSGHYYVINVANQHQYSRSLWDNNLAIPIIKTGLVTTLRTKGPEGQILLMSVQLYKKHQQIITIAVAEDLTEVNQALRQFQWIYGGISLLILLALLLIQRRIVSNSLKPLQVIRDNLLRIESGEVSQIESLGPAEISPVIAEFNRLLKMMGNQSRRSREALGNLAHALKTQLTILNQTAEQFSVAENKQFSATIYETTDIMRHIVERELKRARLIGNTLPGRRVDVQEEVTLMVKTLQLMHVAKTPIITYQIDNNISYIGDQEDFSELLGNLLDNACKWCNQQVHLTIKTEPFESGQGMIFMVEDDGVGCELDKLDALTQRGFRLDETKPGSGLGLAIVHDIVESYNGKLTFDQSVKYGGLRVCVWLPN
- a CDS encoding alkaline phosphatase — protein: MKLQSFKTNVLKATTLAVMCVLGAQTAYAEDAATWYQDGQAALAASKQIVPNAKRAKNVILFVGDGMGVSTVTAARIFEGQLRGVDGERNLLSFEKLPYVAMSKTYSTNQQTADSAPTMTAMVTGVKTNDGVLSVNQNVFNGGTDNAAIQANKLTTILELAEQNGRSTGVVSTARITHATPAATYAHTSTRDWETKTATTPAAGVNDIAAQAIDNFGLGKVGDGIEVFLGGGRTKFLPTTVDDPEDAGRKGERTDGRNLITEYQTKFGADYVWNKAQFDAINPATTNRLIGLFERSHMEFEHDRPTDTAKEPSLAEMTDKAIDVLKKNPNGYFLMVEAGRIDHGHHAGNAYRALSDTVALSDAVKKALEKVDLKDTLIIVTADHSHTMTMAGYPARGNPVLGKVINPGETAFALAEDGKPYTTVSYANGKGYHVGSAGEGVYNLPTVAGRPADMTTVDTTDPDFHQEALVPASAETHAAEDVQVFAGGPKAYLFHGVQEQSYIFHVMKDAFGFN
- a CDS encoding PEP-CTERM sorting domain-containing protein, whose amino-acid sequence is MKIKQSSLAWLLASSALFASHAMADELIVNGNFETSGADAYDIQGWNSAEVGAFGSVLLENDTLTDASGRNTFGPASGVNYALLDAFTISNQALYQTFTASAFNATTSSATLSFSLFVNNQSSNGTQIHAAGLDYTSADSFEANQHVRVDLLNAGASIFSTSSADIAQSFYLGGSTGNSVIGGDVANGYTNYSFDLSSLLAAGGTYTLRFASVANEGQLQLGIDNVSLQVAAVPEVDTSAMLLAGFAVMGFVARRRKLA